The proteins below come from a single Solea solea chromosome 6, fSolSol10.1, whole genome shotgun sequence genomic window:
- the LOC131461026 gene encoding programmed cell death 1 ligand 1-like: MDIEKWPHLSTENTLVFVLVCSLVCSGATHQDETNGVSRTYVTEGEDAVLHCSSVERLENTVVDWENQNKKEACLYDRGQHCEDRRDNQDEQYKGRASLFYDELKNGNASLILNNTRIEDTGTYTCILPLLSSGIQRSTVELIVGVSRTYVKEGEDAVLHCSSVESLKNMVVDWKNQNKEVFLYDRGWHYENGLCCQDEQYGGRVSLFYDELKNGNASLILNDTRIEDTGIYTCDLSSGRQIFTMELIVGAVQAPVLEISNVSEAGVELQCVVRGSSSKPSVEWQTCEGTSLNSEEPLVSETRGRYDTTLLVTVTETKTNCFRCVVKQEDIYHRIDDNIIVSEKLFEKKSSHDTQSSHNTQSSHSTDVLGGMFSAGVFTLVLLLLAVVLVLFFTRRRSRLKMRKLKEKMMNVISSNKRKGDRGGEAHAQ; the protein is encoded by the exons atggatattgagaaatggCCTCACCTTTCTACTGAAAACACGCTCGTGTTTGTGCTCGTTTGTTCTCTGGTTTGTTCTGGAGCAACACATCAGGACGAGACTAACG GTGTCTCCAGAACGTACGTCACAGAGGGGGAAGATGCCGTCCTTCACTGTTCTTCTGTAGAAAGACTTGAGAACACGGTGGTAGACTGGgagaaccaaaataaaaaagaggcgTGCCTCTACGACAGAGGCCAGCACTGTGAGGACAGGCGGGACAATCAGGACGAGCAGTACAAAGGACGAGCGTCACTTTTCTACGACGAGCTGAAGAACGGAAACGCATCCTTGATCCTCAACAACACAAGGATTGAAGACACAGGGACTTACACCTGCATACTTCCACTTTTGAGTTCTGGAATCCAAAGGTCCACGGTGGAGCTCATCGTCG GTGTCTCCAGAACGTACGTCAAGGAGGGGGAAGATGCCGTCCTTCACTGTTCTTCTGTAGAAAGCCTTAAGAACATGGTGGTAGACTGGAAGAACCAAAATAAAGAAGTGTTCCTCTACGACAGAGGCTGGCACTACGAGAACGGGCTGTGCTGTCAAGATGAGCAGTACGGAGGACGAGTGTCACTTTTCTACGACGAGCTGAAGAACGGAAACGCATCCTTGATCCTCAACGACACAAGGATTGAAGACACGGGGATTTACACCTGTGACCTGAGTTCTGGAAGGCAAATATTCACGATGGAGCTCATCGTCG gagCCGTTCAGGCGCCAGTCCTTGAAATATCTAACGTGTCAGAGGCCGGCGTGGAGCTCCAGTGTGTGGTCAGAGGTTCTTCATCAAAGCCGAGTGTAGAGTGGCAGACGTGTGAAGGAACCTCTCTTAATTCAGAGGAGCCACTGGTCTCTGAGACACGAGGCCGTTACGACACCACGCTCCTCGTCACTGTGACGGAGACGAAGACCAACTGCTTCCGCTGCGTGGTCAAACAGGAGGACATTTACCACAGGATTGATGATAACATCATTGTGTCAG aGAAACTCTTTGAGAAAAAGTCCTCCCACGATACTCAGTCCTCCCACAATACTCAGTCCTCCCACAGCACAGATGTTCTCGGAGGCATGTTTTCAGCTGGAGTTTTCACACTTGTGTTACTTCTGCTGGCTGTGGTTCTGGTTCTATTCTTCACAAGACGCAGAAGTCGAC tgaaaatgagaaaattaaAGGAGAAGATGATGAACGTCATATCCAGTAACAAGAgaaaaggagacagaggaggagaagctcaTGCCCAGTAA